Proteins found in one Herbiconiux sp. A18JL235 genomic segment:
- a CDS encoding ATP-dependent DNA ligase, whose product MGKFLCGSHIEVEFDDRVLAHLQVVLGAKLRRGESTLFSWRDSADSGDGRTTTWVHPLSDITFKYYGHRKPTLNPDWIDALMLEANKPGGLQLVEEPQTEQGVPIAHHNPISGSGRTTTSTD is encoded by the coding sequence GTGGGCAAATTCCTGTGCGGCTCGCACATCGAAGTCGAGTTCGACGACCGCGTCCTCGCGCATCTGCAGGTGGTGCTGGGTGCCAAGCTGCGGCGTGGCGAGTCGACGCTGTTCAGCTGGCGCGACAGCGCCGACTCGGGCGACGGGCGCACGACGACCTGGGTGCATCCGCTCTCCGACATCACCTTCAAGTACTACGGCCACCGCAAGCCCACCCTCAACCCCGACTGGATCGATGCGCTCATGCTCGAGGCCAACAAGCCGGGCGGGCTCCAGCTCGTCGAGGAGCCCCAGACCGAGCAGGGTGTGCCGATCGCTCACCACAATCCGATCTCGGGGAGCGGTCGCACGACGACGAGTACCGACTGA
- a CDS encoding SRPBCC family protein codes for MAQIIESIDVAVPVKVAYDQWTQFESFPEFLDEVESITQQDDTHTHWKVKVGGVEREFDAEITEQHPDERVAWTSRGGDTEHAGVVTFHKLDDTTSRVTVQLDWEPEGFLEKAGSLLGAGTHAVKKDLKNFKEFIESRGDATGAWRGDVDA; via the coding sequence ATGGCCCAGATCATCGAGAGCATCGACGTCGCCGTTCCCGTGAAGGTGGCGTACGACCAGTGGACCCAGTTCGAGAGCTTCCCCGAGTTCCTGGACGAGGTCGAGTCGATCACCCAGCAGGACGACACCCACACGCACTGGAAGGTGAAGGTCGGCGGTGTGGAACGTGAGTTCGACGCCGAGATCACCGAGCAGCACCCCGACGAGCGAGTCGCCTGGACGAGCCGTGGCGGAGACACCGAGCACGCCGGGGTCGTGACCTTCCACAAGCTCGACGACACCACGTCGCGGGTGACGGTTCAGCTCGACTGGGAGCCGGAGGGCTTCCTCGAGAAGGCGGGTTCGCTGCTCGGCGCCGGCACCCACGCCGTCAAGAAAGACCTCAAGAACTTCAAGGAGTTCATCGAGAGCCGCGGCGACGCCACGGGTGCCTGGCGCGGCGACGTCGACGCCTGA